One Plasmodium malariae genome assembly, chromosome: 3 genomic window, tattcctCTAAAAAATTGAAACAACACAGTTTCATTGCTATCATTTTTATGATGACCTATAAATACTAgagatttaatttttttcaaaacattCCAAATAGTACTGTCTAAGGAATGAAAATTCTTCTCATTCATACTTTGGCTTCTTAACAatatgttcataatatttttcttacaaCTAATCCTTATGTATGTGTCTATAGCTGACGTGTACTTTTTGTACGTATAGTTGTGCCTTATGCCCAATGTACAGGGGAGGGCATTCACCATTTGGAAAATCCTTCCCCTCACTCGGTCACCCACCACTTGACCAGCCATCCCTTCTACAGATTTAACCATCTCTTTTGCCACTTCTACCGCTTCATCATCCGAACCACTCTTCTCCTCTTTGCATATCTGCCTGGTTAGCTCCACATACGAATTCCTTCGCCAGGTCCTTGCTAACAGtaaaaaattgttcatatttttattaacgcCCTgactttcatttttcttcctCATCTTCCTCAAACTACTACTTGTTAATATTTTCGTTCTAAATTTCAAATTGTAAATCttgcaaatattttttaaaaatttccttTCTGTCTTGCATTCATCTCTTGTCTTATGATTGCAATAAAGAACagtaatgttttttaaaatggaggcaaaaaaatgaacatgcTCAGATTTATTTCTGTAAATTAATTTGCTAATATCTACATGAGTGTAGGTATATGCACTGTTTATTCTGTTCATTAAAGATGTATAACTGTCGCTATCTTTGTGTGCATacgttattataattttgtaaataacaaaaaggaAGGAATAAAGAAGACACAGTGAATCTACACCTGCACTTACACTGaatagtaaattttttttattttttaaaaatgaaaaaaaatatttgttccTCAGTGTGCACAACCAGTAGGCTTCCACGAGTTGTATCTCTTCTTGGTTTTCTACGTTTATTCCCTGTATTAAGTCCTTGCGCGGGGTAGCAAACGCAGAACCGTCATCTGTGCTGCCAACATTGTCAACACTACCAACACTGCCAACATTGCCAACATTGCCAACACTGCCAACACTGCTAACACTGCTAATCCTTGGACTTATCAAACTGCTGTAGTTTATTTTCAATTCCTCTAGCTCCTTCGTCTTTTCgtcattttcatcatttattAATGAGCAAATATTTTTCAGAAAAAGTTTTCTTCGTATATCCCTCCTTTCCCCCCTTTCACTATCATCATCGTCTTCCTTTCCTGTGCATTCATGTTTGGTTAACAgcgtttttctttttcccctTTCATCTATTTGTCCCAACACAATATCGTTAATCTGTTTctctatttttaaattaacattCTTATTAAGtcgttttctttttatgcTATCAAAATGTACTCTTAAAAAGTTTAAGTCTATTTTTGgtgcattttttaaatatatacattttgttAAGTACTCAtgacaaataatatataagatgtataaaagtaaaacgagatgcattaattatttcataataacattttgcatctttttttctctttcttttgTAGTCGATATTGCTACATAATATCCTCATAGCCTTCCACGTTTTTCATTATCAGAGAAATAAATGGAAGGAGTATTTTTTGCTTAAAGGATTTacaaaaaggtaaaaaaaaaaaaaaaaaaaaatcactactaaa contains:
- the PmUG01_03021200 gene encoding conserved Plasmodium protein, unknown function codes for the protein MHLVLLLYILYIICHEYLTKCIYLKNAPKIDLNFLRVHFDSIKRKRLNKNVNLKIEKQINDIVLGQIDERGKRKTLLTKHECTGKEDDDDSERGERRDIRRKLFLKNICSLINDENDEKTKELEELKINYSSLISPRISSVSSVGSVGNVGNVGSVGSVDNVGSTDDGSAFATPRKDLIQGINVENQEEIQLVEAYWLCTLRNKYFFSFLKNKKNLLFSVSAGVDSLCLLYSFLFVIYKIIITYAHKDSDSYTSLMNRINSAYTYTHVDISKLIYRNKSEHVHFFASILKNITVLYCNHKTRDECKTERKFLKNICKIYNLKFRTKILTSSSLRKMRKKNESQGVNKNMNNFLLLARTWRRNSYVELTRQICKEEKSGSDDEAVEVAKEMVKSVEGMAGQVVGDRVRGRIFQMVNALPCTLGIRHNYTYKKYTSAIDTYIRISCKKNIMNILLRSQSMNEKNFHSLDSTIWNVLKKIKSLVFIGHHKNDSNETVLFQFFRGIFIKNIRGITYLTYFKNCFLYRPFVKLNKISLFNYMRSINKSWMFDRSNEKIHISRNFLRHVVIPNISFVLKDKGGVKSRLDTFSPSVDGSTPTFSSLYMNNDTILSASDQRYSEEKKKKKMNINGDHNVNNVNCTSSMNSSSSMNSSSSMNSSSSMNNNVNVSDKNSEMRGCHVYMYPSLDKRIKNLVSQAKNLEEHVHYHNNIFNAYLKNKYYDSVSRSTTGDNIFINEYTKMQNSLYDSFFLEKTRNDLITINKIMYQNNVYLKIFNFLEFLLLPSKFIQMEILYNIVKKYASGSFSYRHIERVYNTLFLFVRQNYLYGHAQMCKDGVNMNNEYKLKQNEHFAKKSNSEDMQTVIYATPQQTQLNRKNDMKQKFITIDLNARNKILVNNNFFRIINIPSKEKEDVEGNMEKKNVPHEIRQKSSIIYIHDNISATITRIYRKDIINAKAEIQKKKKKKKKNIPTYSFEREKKKRKRSFTYIFAI